A region of the Arenibacter antarcticus genome:
CTAGTAAAGCTGCATTCTATTCTGCCGTTTTCCCCGGCCTCGGTCAAATCTATAACAAGCGCTATTGGAAAGCCCCTATTGTCTATGCGGTGATAGGAACAGGAATATATGCCTATACATACAATGACGGGCTATACGACAGATTCCGGACCGCTTTTAAACGCAGGCAAGCAGGTTACACCGATGACGAGTTCTACGATCTTGGCGCGCCAAATGCCCCGGGAGCCCCTCCAGATTTCTCCAATCAGGCTTTGGAAAATGCACAGGAAAGGTACCAGCGGGACAGAGACCTTTGGCTCTTAGTTACCATTGCCATGTATGCCCTAAATATTGTGGATGCCAACGTAGACGCCCATTTAAAACAATTCAACGTAGATGATGATTTAAGCATGAAGGTAAAACCATACTTAAATACTGACGCAATTACCGCTAATCCGGTCTATGGATTGGCATTAACCATTAAATTTTAATCAATGAACATAGCCTTGTTCGGATATGGTAAGATGGGAAAAATGATCGAGCAGATCGCCCTTAACAGAAACCATAAAATAGTAGCGAAAATTGACTTGGACACTACCGAAATAAACTTTTCGGATATAGATGTAGCCATAGATTTCAGTATGCCCAGTGCCGCCTTCGACAACATTAAACAATGTATGGAGAACAACATCCCTGTAATCTGCGGTACCACTGGTTGGCTAAAGGATTATGATAATGCCGTACAGATTTGCAAAGAAAATAATGGCGCCTTTATATACGCTTCCAATTTTAGCCTAGGAGTAAATCTATTCTTTGAACTTAATTCCTATCTAGCTAAAATGATGGGCAATCTAAAACAATATCAGGTCAGCATGGAGGAGATCCATCATACCCAAAAATTGGACGCCCCTAGCGGAACGGCCATTACCTTGGCAGAAGGCATCATTAAAGAGACTGACTATTCCGATTGGAAATTGGACACTGCAAAAGCCAACGAAATCCCGATCACAGCCAAACGAATTGCCGATACCCCAGGAACCCATACCGTATCTTACAACAGTGAGGTAGACGGCATAGAAATTATTCACACCGCCCATAATCGAGAAGGATTTGCCCTAGGAGCAGTAGTAGCAGCAGAATGGATTCTGGGTAAAAACGGAGTATTCTCCATGAAAGACGTGTTAAACCTAAGTTAAGGAACGTAACGCCCAACAATTAATACAGACTTACAGATTGATTGTTAACTATAAACAGCAATCCTAAACTAACAAGAACGGATATGAACGGTACACAGTGGATTATTTTTATTTTGGTTATTCAGCTAATACATTTCCTGGGAACATGGAAATTATACGTAAAGGCGGGTAGAAAATCTTGGGAAGCAGCAATCCCAGTATATAATGCCATAGTACTCATGAAGATTATCAATAGGCCGAAATGGTGGGTGATTTTACTGTTTATCCCCATCATTAATTTATTGATGTTTCCCGTGGTATGGGTAGAAACCCTGCGGAGTTTTGGAAAAAACAGCCTATTGGACACTTGGTTGGCCATTCTCACCTTGGGGCTATATATCTACTATATTAACTATTTTGTAGCGGTAAACTATGTTGAAGATAGGGAGTTACATCCAAGAACTGCCTTAGGAGAGTGGGTAAGCTCCATTGTATTTGCTATTGTGGCCGCCACTTTGGTACATACTTATGTAATACAACCCTTTGTTATTCCTACCAGCTCTTTGGAAAAAACCCTGCTTGTAGGAGATTTCCTTTTTGTAAGTAAGTTCCATTATGGGGCAAGGGTACCAATGACTACCATAGCTGCTCCTATGGTGCACGACACCCTTCCAATTTTAAAAACGAGGTCTTATGTTGCCGATGTAGATCCGGCAACATATAGAACTTCTATATGGAACAAGCTACAGCTTCCCTATATGCGCCTTCCTGGCTTTAAAAAAATAAAACGCAACGAAATTGTAGTGTTCAGCTGGCCAGCCGATACGGTGTACCAATTTTTCAAAAGGCAAGCGGGAGTCCGTAAGCCCATCGACAAAAAATCGAATTACGTAAAACGTGCTGTGGGCATACCAGGGGATTCCCTCTCCATAGTAGACGGTTATGTATATATTAACGGTCAGAAAACAGTATTGCCCTATAGAGCAAAACCTCAGTTTCTACAAACCGTAACTGTAGACGGACAGTTTTCCAATGCTGCAATTGAACTTTTGGGAAGACAGAATATTTCCGGCAACGTGGTACGTGTACCAAACAGCTCCTTACAACAAGATCGGGCGAAGGAAGTAATCACCGCAATGCATATGGAGGTAATAAAGACCGACTCTTCCTACACGTATTATTCTGGAAACATAAGTAATACAAGGGTTAAGGAATATTTAAAGTCTGAAGATATGAACAACATGGCTCTCTTCAATCTAACGGAGGAGGAAGCTAAAAATTTTACTGGAAAAGAAGGCATTACTTCCATCCAAAAATTTGCCTATACCAATAAGGACAGCTCGGTTTTCCCTCAAAATGCAGCTCACCCAGGCACTGTAGACAATATGGATGCGATCTATATCCCTGAAGAAGGAAAAACAGTAGCACTGAACCTTGATGTACTGCCTATCTATGAAAAAATAATTGAGGAATATGAAGGGAACACGCTAAAAGTGAACGGAAATCAAATTTTGATCAACGGAAAAATTGCAGACACCTACACCTTTAAGCAGGATTATTATTGGATGATGGGCGACAATAGGCACCGGTCAGAAGACAGTAGGTTCTGGGGTTATGTACCTGAAGACCACGTAGTGGGCACACCCATATTTATTTGGATGAGTATTGATG
Encoded here:
- the lepB gene encoding signal peptidase I; translated protein: MNGTQWIIFILVIQLIHFLGTWKLYVKAGRKSWEAAIPVYNAIVLMKIINRPKWWVILLFIPIINLLMFPVVWVETLRSFGKNSLLDTWLAILTLGLYIYYINYFVAVNYVEDRELHPRTALGEWVSSIVFAIVAATLVHTYVIQPFVIPTSSLEKTLLVGDFLFVSKFHYGARVPMTTIAAPMVHDTLPILKTRSYVADVDPATYRTSIWNKLQLPYMRLPGFKKIKRNEIVVFSWPADTVYQFFKRQAGVRKPIDKKSNYVKRAVGIPGDSLSIVDGYVYINGQKTVLPYRAKPQFLQTVTVDGQFSNAAIELLGRQNISGNVVRVPNSSLQQDRAKEVITAMHMEVIKTDSSYTYYSGNISNTRVKEYLKSEDMNNMALFNLTEEEAKNFTGKEGITSIQKFAYTNKDSSVFPQNAAHPGTVDNMDAIYIPEEGKTVALNLDVLPIYEKIIEEYEGNTLKVNGNQILINGKIADTYTFKQDYYWMMGDNRHRSEDSRFWGYVPEDHVVGTPIFIWMSIDGINDGMSNWKIRWDRVFTTVNGEGEPTSYFKYFLIALAGWFAFDYFRKRKKTDKK
- the dapB gene encoding 4-hydroxy-tetrahydrodipicolinate reductase, whose amino-acid sequence is MNIALFGYGKMGKMIEQIALNRNHKIVAKIDLDTTEINFSDIDVAIDFSMPSAAFDNIKQCMENNIPVICGTTGWLKDYDNAVQICKENNGAFIYASNFSLGVNLFFELNSYLAKMMGNLKQYQVSMEEIHHTQKLDAPSGTAITLAEGIIKETDYSDWKLDTAKANEIPITAKRIADTPGTHTVSYNSEVDGIEIIHTAHNREGFALGAVVAAEWILGKNGVFSMKDVLNLS
- a CDS encoding DUF5683 domain-containing protein, whose product is MNKCFLSLVVFFLVLTFGTAQEGEQASDSVQVALKEQGITVIDTLKIKKKAINPLAPSKAAFYSAVFPGLGQIYNKRYWKAPIVYAVIGTGIYAYTYNDGLYDRFRTAFKRRQAGYTDDEFYDLGAPNAPGAPPDFSNQALENAQERYQRDRDLWLLVTIAMYALNIVDANVDAHLKQFNVDDDLSMKVKPYLNTDAITANPVYGLALTIKF